One Halarcobacter ebronensis genomic window carries:
- a CDS encoding DNA adenine methylase, translating into MKNIICDSNVWYDILSGNSNILNTLKATGGKLCVTPINILEIASKVDSNNFNYRQNVAKAIMDYADRYLMSNEVYLARYWGFKVNDEVHWKEAVLTLLRAPSYNDLVNGYIDPIDNVKRKQDLKLLESWREYHYKDFNTGIINAIQSIHPKYMERKADGNLKKHKKSKNLFEVKEEDIGASILACYERAKVVAKDNRIKELSKYKDKVLFIEEGNYLEVLKNKMEDITEETFIYFDPPYVNKAKNLYNFYFMENDHIILRDYIKKLKSNWLLSYDYDTSIENLYKDSKIFQKGCFEVTYTISESKRNKIKEFLASNINLSDL; encoded by the coding sequence ATATTAAATACATTAAAAGCAACAGGTGGAAAATTATGTGTAACGCCAATTAATATTTTAGAAATAGCATCAAAAGTAGATTCAAATAATTTCAACTATAGACAAAATGTGGCAAAAGCAATTATGGATTATGCCGATAGATATTTAATGTCTAATGAAGTATATCTAGCTAGATATTGGGGTTTTAAAGTTAATGATGAAGTGCATTGGAAAGAGGCCGTATTAACTTTATTAAGAGCACCATCTTATAATGATTTAGTTAATGGATATATTGATCCAATTGATAATGTAAAAAGAAAACAAGATTTAAAACTTCTTGAATCTTGGAGAGAATATCATTATAAGGATTTTAATACAGGTATTATTAATGCTATACAAAGTATTCATCCTAAATACATGGAAAGAAAAGCAGATGGAAATTTAAAAAAACATAAAAAATCAAAAAATTTATTTGAGGTTAAAGAAGAAGACATTGGTGCTTCAATACTTGCATGTTATGAAAGAGCAAAAGTTGTGGCAAAGGATAATAGAATTAAAGAATTATCCAAATATAAAGATAAAGTTTTATTCATTGAAGAAGGTAACTATTTAGAGGTATTAAAAAATAAAATGGAAGACATCACAGAAGAAACATTTATTTATTTTGATCCACCATATGTCAATAAAGCAAAAAATCTTTATAATTTTTATTTTATGGAAAATGATCATATTATTTTAAGAGATTATATAAAAAAACTAAAAAGTAATTGGCTTCTCAGCTATGATTATGATACTTCAATTGAAAACTTATATAAAGATTCAAAAATTTTTCAAAAAGGATGCTTTGAAGTCACTTATACTATTTCTGAATCAAAAAGAAATAAAATTAAAGAATTTTTAGCAAGTAATATTAATCTTTCGGATTTGTAA